One genomic segment of Misgurnus anguillicaudatus chromosome 23, ASM2758022v2, whole genome shotgun sequence includes these proteins:
- the tasora gene encoding protein TASOR isoform X2, producing MCIKDLFQHVSTDSREFADILQILTSCYKDSLSMGTFVYSKPRLVHNETLEKDFMEKRRELKQDGRTEKELSESFCFLLCDAQKISALCERGLFVGSSWMNMLGNPSKGVYLCQFSDLLQINPTELGSTGNIIIFKVIKGRVKSVHDSMSRGMDPTPKFDSHFSKNSKRVTSLHSYKSFEYTQQYFYEYVDFEIFSRPRHVCPYAVVSYQFKGKEASTAPKPVPPFRSNSLPSGMSGGRRSYTVWQGHFINGGKVVYPACLRSHYQPFLPYKLPEKIEIGKVMQLEQVKQKIPSALFSWKLYTGSHEVYKSGMYSSMFEVLEKDKSPKSLTALLQKLEENGLVLVNMVNNKGFLFFLSASQMANLSERRGSWKTSSLQALFIYREKRDLLNSSPNPFEVSEPLSSEMCNPILPQHDLFIPALHYALNKARSDSPADPSTAVEQHIHDCLTNLKEGNFLQRMRIVYNPKLDVREKLFPAPRKKINWEGFMRSYIYNPKVYTIVLERVKNKMEELRVRTTPSNKKTDPHADPEKVKELLKLIQLNKRHSKEKLSCAGETGSPVAMEDTYMLKRKIELDSLDGNSKRQRNQLLNEEFSEGEGMCSPSLGCVLNSAGLQDTDLRKDKTQGALKIMEVLDSLGKTSLDTDLRKEKAQGALEVIKLIDNLTRGTAESPKMKELETADISDASLYDSMLRLGLPTDRDIDLRKQFTDEEPDRTDCLEETSGSLSSLEAFSPCSDSGGQQRGVNLLGEKTIPWVLIPITGLKTERYSQRQMDYPEDPRFLQSPTVSTHTTPDVKELSPPYQPDSSNIVAEADVQTAEEIEDESSAATTFTTDCPAETRAPLSAVDNIVDELISGFSTEVEELLRDKHIYYVSCSSTQGPREPPQSPAPPLSDYISNFNTPFPVNNYISSFHESLMLFIDSQHVKRQHTASEDVSSSSGTDVSLNIPANSCVSSSSAPKPRRSSESLKSGSPDTALPALITQPQHQSSPLQPDVHHTPQKISGLDRDGTQEMHKDNITHENQDDMLGDLKGHSVAEQTATPSVKRDDVSHSAISSIIDQLQPEVISNLVEIIKGVQKNTVFFYVHSPDVEESDVCWEIKEYLKKLGNLACNPQSFLEKNIGPDKLLVIIQNMDIAAQVHKIPALVSLKKHQSVSFAGVDNHSDIQNHTYNELFQSGGFIVSDENVLNPNVITAEKLGNILQYIEQLNSVQNPWRWRIHFKSHKKIREQSRLTGEALSLYEILTAYEKRHIVEILPYHDCDAPSRKAPDLDCLVDLQARFIKQRHLIFLTGSRFEMFPHYSSSGIMIAHVDDIKFIISSLTGGVSENVETIPSAEIYSTPASTSLRDDSTPIDYSEDSTRESVPPQPIHVDTDQHSFHTAEPYPCVSECSVQDQPLAISANENQKELDFKALSEAISQFKASRMLEKSDAGEILQCSFKVDPHQSFLSHIDLTGSCHQYSSQNNDLSNTAVKTLVSNTSNPIQSVRDCSELSPILESGITAFTDAQTSCTSVYENTEAVSSATPPVKVNDEMQEVTACSSKPTSMAESITDAENISNMSDHFKPWENLSSIKRTMDTESGTTNNGTKCDSGQESNERTMMEQDNTSYSEPPNRDNHGRNGLFLTPSNTGYGMDHFNSLSHMALQQSSFISAQHRSMVVNSPRFICHNGAIGHPLLNCNIPNTLGVVGPPVLRGLLPNHNMQMAWNSLTQGPASVFWGAQPGVNVQQMQRAQFIQTWHGNSGLQGNGYHSNRGGFGGW from the exons GTGTATATCTGTGTCAGTTCTCCGATTTACTTCAAATCAACCCCACGGAGCTTGGATCTACAGGAAACATCATCATATTTAAAGTAATAAAG gGTAGGGTGAAGAGTGTACATGATAGTATGTCCAGAGGTATGGATCCTACACCTAAATTTGATAGTCATTTCTCCAAAAACTCAAAACGAGTGACCTCCTTGCATTCATACAAGTCATTTGAATATACTCAG CAATACTTCTATGAATATGTGGATTTTGAGATTTTCTCCAGGCCAAGACATGTATGTCCATATGCTGTGGTGTCTTATCAGTTCAAAGGCAAAGAGGCCTCAACAGCCCCCAAGCCTGTGCCCCCTTTTAG GTCCAACAGTCTTCCATCAGGGATGAGCGGAG GCAGGCGCAGCTACACAGTCTGGCAAGGACATTTTATAAATGGAGGCAAGGTTGTGTACCCGGCCTGCCTTCGATCTCACTATCAACCTTTCCTGCCCTACAAACT GCCGGAGAAAATTGAGATTGGTAAAGTTATGCAGCTGGAGCAGGTGAAACAGAAGATCCCATCTGCTCTATTCTCCTGGAAGCTTTACACAGGCAGCCATGAAG TGTATAAGAGTGGCATGTACAGCAGCATGTTCGAGGTCCTAGAGAAAGACAAGTCTCCCAAGAGTTTGACTGCATTGCTACAGAAACTGGAGGAAAATGGGCTG GTGTTGGTGAATATGGTGAACAACAAAGGTTTTCTCTTTTTCCTGTCTGCCAGCCAGATGGCCAACTTGAGCG AGCGACGGGGCAGTTGGAAAACATCATCGTTGCAAGCTCTTTTCATTTATCGTGAGAAACGTGACCTGTTAAACAGCT CACCAAATCCCTTTGAAGTTTCTGAACCTCTATCCTCTGAGATGTGTAATCCCATTCTGCCCCAGCATGATTTATTCATCCCCGCCCTGCACTATGCCCTCAACAAGGCCCGAAGTGACTCTCCTGCTGACCCCAGTACTGCTGTAGAGCAGCACATTCATGACTGTCTTACAAACCTCAAGGAAGGCAATTTCCTGCAGCGCATGAGGATAGTCTACAATCCTAAACTGGATGTCAGGGAAAAGCTGTTCCCTGCTCCTAGAAAAAAGATCAATTGGGAAGGCTTCATGCGGTCATACATCTACAACCCCAAAGTGTACACAATTGTTCTGGAGAGAGTAAAGAATAAGATGGAGGAGCTCAGAGTTCGGACTACCCCAAGCAATAAGAAAACAGACCCTCATGCTGACCCGGAGAAAGTGAAAGAACTGTTGAAACTCATTCAGCTGAACAAGAGGCACTCGAAGGAAAAATTATCTTGTGCAGGCGAAACAGGAAGTCCAGTGGCAATGGAGGACACCTACATGCTAAAGAGGAAGATAGAATTGGACTCCCTTGATGGAAACTCGAAGCGTCAGAGAAATCAACTCTTAAATGAGGAGTTCAGTGAAG GGGAGGGGATGTGCAGTCCATCCTTAGGCTGTGTCCTGAACAGCGCTGGGCTCCAGGACACAGACCTGAGAAAGGATAAAACTCAGGGTGCGCTAAAAATCATGGAGGTGCTGGACAGCTTAGGAAAGACAAGTCTTGACACAGACCTGCGCAAGGAGAAGGCTCAGGGTGCTCTGGAAGTCATTAAGTTGATAGACAATCTGACCCGAGGCACAGCAGAGTCACCAAAAATGAAAGAGTTGGAAACAGCAGACATTTCTGATGCATCACTGTATGACAGCATGTTAAGACTCGGCCTCCCGACTGACCGTGACATTGACCTGAGAAAACAGTTTACTGATGAAGAACCAGATAGGACTGACTGCCTTGAG GAGACCTCTGGAAGCTTGAGTAGTTTAGAAGCATTTAGCCCATGCTCAGATTCTGGAGGACAACAACGTGGAGTCAACCTGCTCGGGGAAAAGACAATCCCATGGGTACTGATACCCATCACAG gtCTAAAAACAGAAAGATATTCCCAAAGACAAATGGATTATCCAGAAGATCCACGTTTCCTTCAGAGCCCAACAGTCTCTACACACACTACACCGGACGTGAAGGAACTTTCACCACCCTACCAGCCTGACAGCAGCAACATAGTGGCTGAAGCAGATGTTCAGACTGCAGAAGAGATTGAGGATGAATCATCTGCTGCAACAACATTTACTACTGACTGTCCTGCAGAAACAAGGGCACCACTGAGTGCGGTcgacaacatagttgatgagtTGATCTCTGGGTTTTCCACAGAGGTTGAAGAACTTTTGAGGGACAAACATATTTATTATGTTTCCTGCTCAAGCACTCAGGGCCCTCGAGAACCTCCCCAAAGTCCAGCGCCACCTTTGTCTGATTACATCTCAAACTTCAACACGCCATTTCCTGTCAATAACTACATCAGCTCTTTCCATGAAAGTCTCATGTTGTTCATAGACTCCCAGCATGTTAAAAGACAACACACAGCTTCAGAAGATGTGTCATCTTCCTCCGGTACCGATGTTTCTTTAAATATCCCTGCAAATTCTTGTGTTTCTTCATCTTCAGCCCCTAAACCCAGACGCAGTTCTGAATCTCTAAAGTCAGGTTCCCCTGATACTGCCCTACCTGCCCTAATAACACAACCACAACATCAGTCAAGTCCACTTCAACCTGATGTTCACCATACACCCCAGAAAATAAGTGGATTAGACCGGGACGGGACACAAGAGATGCACAAAGACAACATCACTCATGAAAATCAGGACGATATGTTGGGTGATTTGAAGGGTCATTCAGTTGCAGAGCAAACAGCGACCCCTTCAGTAAAGAGGGACGATGTCTCACATTCTGCCATCAGTAGCATCATTGATCAGTTGCAGCCAGAGGTTATCAGTAACCTGGTGGAGATCATTAAAGGtgtgcagaaaaacacagtttttttctACGTCCATTCTCCGGATGTTGAAGAGAGTGATGTCTGTTGGGAAATAAAG GAATATTTGAAAAAGTTGGGGAATTTGGCATGTAATCCGCAAAGCTTCCTTGAAAAAAACATCGGTCCAGATAAACTTCTGGTCATCATTCAGAATATGGACATTGCTGCCCAAGTTCACAAG ATACCTGCTTTAGTCTCATTGAAGAAGCATCAGTCTGTGAGCTTTGCTGGTGTTGATAACCATAGTGATATTCAAAACCACACCTATAATGAACTGTTCCAGTCCGGGGGGTTCATTGTTTCAGATGAAAATGTGCTGAATCCGAATGTCATCAcagcag aGAAACTTGGAAACATCCTTCAGTACATTGAGCAGCTCAACTCTGTTCAGAACCCCTGGAGATGGAGGATACACTTCAAATCTCACAAGAAAATCAGAGAGCAAAGCAG GCTCACAGGTGAGGCTTTGAGTTTGTATGAGATTCTCACTGCTTACGAGAAGAGACACATTGTTGAAATCTTGCCATATCACGACTGTGATGCTCCGTCACGAAAAGCACCTGATCTGGACTGTCTAGTTGATCTGCAAGCGAGATTCATCAAACAGCGACACCTAATATTTTTGACAG GCAGCCGATTTGAGATGTTCCCTCACTACTCAAGCAGTGGAATCATGATTGCCCATGTGGACgatataaagtttataataagCAGTTTAACTGGTGGTGTCAGTGAAAATGTGGAGACAATCCCATCTGCTGAGATTTACTCCACTCCTGCTTCAACATCCT TGAGAGATGATAGCACGCCCATAGACTACTCGGAGGACTCCACAAGAGAATCTGTCCCACCTCAGCCTATCCATGTTGATACAGATCAGCACTCATTTCATACAGCTGAGCCGTACCCTTGTGTTTCTGAATGTTCTGTTCAGGACCAACCTTTAGCCATATCAGCCAATGAAAATCAAAAAGAATTAGATTTTAAGGCTCTCAGTGAAGCAATTTCCCAGTTCAAGGCATCCAGGATGCTAGAAAAATCTGATGCAGGTGAAATATTACAATGTTCCTTTAAAGTCGATCCTCATCAGAGCTTTCTGAGTCACATTGATTTGACTGGTTCTTGTCATCAGTACTCCTCTCAGAACAATGATTTGTCTAATACTGCTGTTAAGACCCTAGTGTCTAATACTTCAAATCCAATCCAGTCAGTCAGAGACTGCAGTGAGCTCAGCCCCATTCTGGAATCGGGCATTACAGCATTTACTGATGCTCAAACGAGCTGCACTTCAGTTTATGAAAATACAGAAGCTGTGTCTTCTGCTACACCTCCTGTTAAAGTCAACGATGAAATGCAAGAAGTCACAGCATGTAGCAGTAAACCAACATCCATGGCTGAGTCTATCACGGATGCTGAGAACATCAGCAATATGTCTGACCATTTCAAACCCTGGGAGAACTTGAGCTCCATCAAACGCACAATGGACACTGAGTCAGGCACAACGAATAATGGGACCAAATGTGACAGTGGCCAAGAATCCAATGAAAGAACCATGATGGAACAGGACAACACCAGTTACTCTGAACCACCTAATAGGGACAACCATGGGAGAAATGGTCTCTTTCTCACACCTAGCAATACTGGATATGGCATGGATCATTTTAATTCATTGAGCCACATGGCGTTGCAGCAAAGTAGCTTCATCTCAGCACAACACAGATCCATGGTTGTGAACTCCCCCAGGTTTATATGTCATAATGGTGCTATTGGACATCCTCTTTTGAACTGCAACATTCCCAACACCCTTGGAGTTGTCGGACCTCCAGTCTTGAGAGGACTCTTACCAAATCATAACATGCAAATGGCATGGAACAGTTTAACACAAGGGCCGGCATCAGTCTTCTGGGGTGCTCAGCCTGGTGTGAATGTACAGCAGATGCAAAGAGCTCAGTTTATCCAGACTTGGCATGGAAATTCCGGACTCCAAGGAAACGGTTATCATTCCAATAGGGGAGGCTTCGGTGGCTGGTGA
- the tasora gene encoding protein TASOR isoform X1, with protein sequence MEQQGEEYSNKENPAALSWSQNGGSEEEFDEERGPDKERRAKRSCAAKPSDQPSRINFHIPRKSREKRDLFQHVSTDSREFADILQILTSCYKDSLSMGTFVYSKPRLVHNETLEKDFMEKRRELKQDGRTEKELSESFCFLLCDAQKISALCERGLFVGSSWMNMLGNPSKGVYLCQFSDLLQINPTELGSTGNIIIFKVIKGRVKSVHDSMSRGMDPTPKFDSHFSKNSKRVTSLHSYKSFEYTQQYFYEYVDFEIFSRPRHVCPYAVVSYQFKGKEASTAPKPVPPFRSNSLPSGMSGGRRSYTVWQGHFINGGKVVYPACLRSHYQPFLPYKLPEKIEIGKVMQLEQVKQKIPSALFSWKLYTGSHEVYKSGMYSSMFEVLEKDKSPKSLTALLQKLEENGLVLVNMVNNKGFLFFLSASQMANLSERRGSWKTSSLQALFIYREKRDLLNSSPNPFEVSEPLSSEMCNPILPQHDLFIPALHYALNKARSDSPADPSTAVEQHIHDCLTNLKEGNFLQRMRIVYNPKLDVREKLFPAPRKKINWEGFMRSYIYNPKVYTIVLERVKNKMEELRVRTTPSNKKTDPHADPEKVKELLKLIQLNKRHSKEKLSCAGETGSPVAMEDTYMLKRKIELDSLDGNSKRQRNQLLNEEFSEGEGMCSPSLGCVLNSAGLQDTDLRKDKTQGALKIMEVLDSLGKTSLDTDLRKEKAQGALEVIKLIDNLTRGTAESPKMKELETADISDASLYDSMLRLGLPTDRDIDLRKQFTDEEPDRTDCLEETSGSLSSLEAFSPCSDSGGQQRGVNLLGEKTIPWVLIPITGLKTERYSQRQMDYPEDPRFLQSPTVSTHTTPDVKELSPPYQPDSSNIVAEADVQTAEEIEDESSAATTFTTDCPAETRAPLSAVDNIVDELISGFSTEVEELLRDKHIYYVSCSSTQGPREPPQSPAPPLSDYISNFNTPFPVNNYISSFHESLMLFIDSQHVKRQHTASEDVSSSSGTDVSLNIPANSCVSSSSAPKPRRSSESLKSGSPDTALPALITQPQHQSSPLQPDVHHTPQKISGLDRDGTQEMHKDNITHENQDDMLGDLKGHSVAEQTATPSVKRDDVSHSAISSIIDQLQPEVISNLVEIIKGVQKNTVFFYVHSPDVEESDVCWEIKEYLKKLGNLACNPQSFLEKNIGPDKLLVIIQNMDIAAQVHKIPALVSLKKHQSVSFAGVDNHSDIQNHTYNELFQSGGFIVSDENVLNPNVITAEKLGNILQYIEQLNSVQNPWRWRIHFKSHKKIREQSRLTGEALSLYEILTAYEKRHIVEILPYHDCDAPSRKAPDLDCLVDLQARFIKQRHLIFLTGSRFEMFPHYSSSGIMIAHVDDIKFIISSLTGGVSENVETIPSAEIYSTPASTSLRDDSTPIDYSEDSTRESVPPQPIHVDTDQHSFHTAEPYPCVSECSVQDQPLAISANENQKELDFKALSEAISQFKASRMLEKSDAGEILQCSFKVDPHQSFLSHIDLTGSCHQYSSQNNDLSNTAVKTLVSNTSNPIQSVRDCSELSPILESGITAFTDAQTSCTSVYENTEAVSSATPPVKVNDEMQEVTACSSKPTSMAESITDAENISNMSDHFKPWENLSSIKRTMDTESGTTNNGTKCDSGQESNERTMMEQDNTSYSEPPNRDNHGRNGLFLTPSNTGYGMDHFNSLSHMALQQSSFISAQHRSMVVNSPRFICHNGAIGHPLLNCNIPNTLGVVGPPVLRGLLPNHNMQMAWNSLTQGPASVFWGAQPGVNVQQMQRAQFIQTWHGNSGLQGNGYHSNRGGFGGW encoded by the exons GTGTATATCTGTGTCAGTTCTCCGATTTACTTCAAATCAACCCCACGGAGCTTGGATCTACAGGAAACATCATCATATTTAAAGTAATAAAG gGTAGGGTGAAGAGTGTACATGATAGTATGTCCAGAGGTATGGATCCTACACCTAAATTTGATAGTCATTTCTCCAAAAACTCAAAACGAGTGACCTCCTTGCATTCATACAAGTCATTTGAATATACTCAG CAATACTTCTATGAATATGTGGATTTTGAGATTTTCTCCAGGCCAAGACATGTATGTCCATATGCTGTGGTGTCTTATCAGTTCAAAGGCAAAGAGGCCTCAACAGCCCCCAAGCCTGTGCCCCCTTTTAG GTCCAACAGTCTTCCATCAGGGATGAGCGGAG GCAGGCGCAGCTACACAGTCTGGCAAGGACATTTTATAAATGGAGGCAAGGTTGTGTACCCGGCCTGCCTTCGATCTCACTATCAACCTTTCCTGCCCTACAAACT GCCGGAGAAAATTGAGATTGGTAAAGTTATGCAGCTGGAGCAGGTGAAACAGAAGATCCCATCTGCTCTATTCTCCTGGAAGCTTTACACAGGCAGCCATGAAG TGTATAAGAGTGGCATGTACAGCAGCATGTTCGAGGTCCTAGAGAAAGACAAGTCTCCCAAGAGTTTGACTGCATTGCTACAGAAACTGGAGGAAAATGGGCTG GTGTTGGTGAATATGGTGAACAACAAAGGTTTTCTCTTTTTCCTGTCTGCCAGCCAGATGGCCAACTTGAGCG AGCGACGGGGCAGTTGGAAAACATCATCGTTGCAAGCTCTTTTCATTTATCGTGAGAAACGTGACCTGTTAAACAGCT CACCAAATCCCTTTGAAGTTTCTGAACCTCTATCCTCTGAGATGTGTAATCCCATTCTGCCCCAGCATGATTTATTCATCCCCGCCCTGCACTATGCCCTCAACAAGGCCCGAAGTGACTCTCCTGCTGACCCCAGTACTGCTGTAGAGCAGCACATTCATGACTGTCTTACAAACCTCAAGGAAGGCAATTTCCTGCAGCGCATGAGGATAGTCTACAATCCTAAACTGGATGTCAGGGAAAAGCTGTTCCCTGCTCCTAGAAAAAAGATCAATTGGGAAGGCTTCATGCGGTCATACATCTACAACCCCAAAGTGTACACAATTGTTCTGGAGAGAGTAAAGAATAAGATGGAGGAGCTCAGAGTTCGGACTACCCCAAGCAATAAGAAAACAGACCCTCATGCTGACCCGGAGAAAGTGAAAGAACTGTTGAAACTCATTCAGCTGAACAAGAGGCACTCGAAGGAAAAATTATCTTGTGCAGGCGAAACAGGAAGTCCAGTGGCAATGGAGGACACCTACATGCTAAAGAGGAAGATAGAATTGGACTCCCTTGATGGAAACTCGAAGCGTCAGAGAAATCAACTCTTAAATGAGGAGTTCAGTGAAG GGGAGGGGATGTGCAGTCCATCCTTAGGCTGTGTCCTGAACAGCGCTGGGCTCCAGGACACAGACCTGAGAAAGGATAAAACTCAGGGTGCGCTAAAAATCATGGAGGTGCTGGACAGCTTAGGAAAGACAAGTCTTGACACAGACCTGCGCAAGGAGAAGGCTCAGGGTGCTCTGGAAGTCATTAAGTTGATAGACAATCTGACCCGAGGCACAGCAGAGTCACCAAAAATGAAAGAGTTGGAAACAGCAGACATTTCTGATGCATCACTGTATGACAGCATGTTAAGACTCGGCCTCCCGACTGACCGTGACATTGACCTGAGAAAACAGTTTACTGATGAAGAACCAGATAGGACTGACTGCCTTGAG GAGACCTCTGGAAGCTTGAGTAGTTTAGAAGCATTTAGCCCATGCTCAGATTCTGGAGGACAACAACGTGGAGTCAACCTGCTCGGGGAAAAGACAATCCCATGGGTACTGATACCCATCACAG gtCTAAAAACAGAAAGATATTCCCAAAGACAAATGGATTATCCAGAAGATCCACGTTTCCTTCAGAGCCCAACAGTCTCTACACACACTACACCGGACGTGAAGGAACTTTCACCACCCTACCAGCCTGACAGCAGCAACATAGTGGCTGAAGCAGATGTTCAGACTGCAGAAGAGATTGAGGATGAATCATCTGCTGCAACAACATTTACTACTGACTGTCCTGCAGAAACAAGGGCACCACTGAGTGCGGTcgacaacatagttgatgagtTGATCTCTGGGTTTTCCACAGAGGTTGAAGAACTTTTGAGGGACAAACATATTTATTATGTTTCCTGCTCAAGCACTCAGGGCCCTCGAGAACCTCCCCAAAGTCCAGCGCCACCTTTGTCTGATTACATCTCAAACTTCAACACGCCATTTCCTGTCAATAACTACATCAGCTCTTTCCATGAAAGTCTCATGTTGTTCATAGACTCCCAGCATGTTAAAAGACAACACACAGCTTCAGAAGATGTGTCATCTTCCTCCGGTACCGATGTTTCTTTAAATATCCCTGCAAATTCTTGTGTTTCTTCATCTTCAGCCCCTAAACCCAGACGCAGTTCTGAATCTCTAAAGTCAGGTTCCCCTGATACTGCCCTACCTGCCCTAATAACACAACCACAACATCAGTCAAGTCCACTTCAACCTGATGTTCACCATACACCCCAGAAAATAAGTGGATTAGACCGGGACGGGACACAAGAGATGCACAAAGACAACATCACTCATGAAAATCAGGACGATATGTTGGGTGATTTGAAGGGTCATTCAGTTGCAGAGCAAACAGCGACCCCTTCAGTAAAGAGGGACGATGTCTCACATTCTGCCATCAGTAGCATCATTGATCAGTTGCAGCCAGAGGTTATCAGTAACCTGGTGGAGATCATTAAAGGtgtgcagaaaaacacagtttttttctACGTCCATTCTCCGGATGTTGAAGAGAGTGATGTCTGTTGGGAAATAAAG GAATATTTGAAAAAGTTGGGGAATTTGGCATGTAATCCGCAAAGCTTCCTTGAAAAAAACATCGGTCCAGATAAACTTCTGGTCATCATTCAGAATATGGACATTGCTGCCCAAGTTCACAAG ATACCTGCTTTAGTCTCATTGAAGAAGCATCAGTCTGTGAGCTTTGCTGGTGTTGATAACCATAGTGATATTCAAAACCACACCTATAATGAACTGTTCCAGTCCGGGGGGTTCATTGTTTCAGATGAAAATGTGCTGAATCCGAATGTCATCAcagcag aGAAACTTGGAAACATCCTTCAGTACATTGAGCAGCTCAACTCTGTTCAGAACCCCTGGAGATGGAGGATACACTTCAAATCTCACAAGAAAATCAGAGAGCAAAGCAG GCTCACAGGTGAGGCTTTGAGTTTGTATGAGATTCTCACTGCTTACGAGAAGAGACACATTGTTGAAATCTTGCCATATCACGACTGTGATGCTCCGTCACGAAAAGCACCTGATCTGGACTGTCTAGTTGATCTGCAAGCGAGATTCATCAAACAGCGACACCTAATATTTTTGACAG GCAGCCGATTTGAGATGTTCCCTCACTACTCAAGCAGTGGAATCATGATTGCCCATGTGGACgatataaagtttataataagCAGTTTAACTGGTGGTGTCAGTGAAAATGTGGAGACAATCCCATCTGCTGAGATTTACTCCACTCCTGCTTCAACATCCT TGAGAGATGATAGCACGCCCATAGACTACTCGGAGGACTCCACAAGAGAATCTGTCCCACCTCAGCCTATCCATGTTGATACAGATCAGCACTCATTTCATACAGCTGAGCCGTACCCTTGTGTTTCTGAATGTTCTGTTCAGGACCAACCTTTAGCCATATCAGCCAATGAAAATCAAAAAGAATTAGATTTTAAGGCTCTCAGTGAAGCAATTTCCCAGTTCAAGGCATCCAGGATGCTAGAAAAATCTGATGCAGGTGAAATATTACAATGTTCCTTTAAAGTCGATCCTCATCAGAGCTTTCTGAGTCACATTGATTTGACTGGTTCTTGTCATCAGTACTCCTCTCAGAACAATGATTTGTCTAATACTGCTGTTAAGACCCTAGTGTCTAATACTTCAAATCCAATCCAGTCAGTCAGAGACTGCAGTGAGCTCAGCCCCATTCTGGAATCGGGCATTACAGCATTTACTGATGCTCAAACGAGCTGCACTTCAGTTTATGAAAATACAGAAGCTGTGTCTTCTGCTACACCTCCTGTTAAAGTCAACGATGAAATGCAAGAAGTCACAGCATGTAGCAGTAAACCAACATCCATGGCTGAGTCTATCACGGATGCTGAGAACATCAGCAATATGTCTGACCATTTCAAACCCTGGGAGAACTTGAGCTCCATCAAACGCACAATGGACACTGAGTCAGGCACAACGAATAATGGGACCAAATGTGACAGTGGCCAAGAATCCAATGAAAGAACCATGATGGAACAGGACAACACCAGTTACTCTGAACCACCTAATAGGGACAACCATGGGAGAAATGGTCTCTTTCTCACACCTAGCAATACTGGATATGGCATGGATCATTTTAATTCATTGAGCCACATGGCGTTGCAGCAAAGTAGCTTCATCTCAGCACAACACAGATCCATGGTTGTGAACTCCCCCAGGTTTATATGTCATAATGGTGCTATTGGACATCCTCTTTTGAACTGCAACATTCCCAACACCCTTGGAGTTGTCGGACCTCCAGTCTTGAGAGGACTCTTACCAAATCATAACATGCAAATGGCATGGAACAGTTTAACACAAGGGCCGGCATCAGTCTTCTGGGGTGCTCAGCCTGGTGTGAATGTACAGCAGATGCAAAGAGCTCAGTTTATCCAGACTTGGCATGGAAATTCCGGACTCCAAGGAAACGGTTATCATTCCAATAGGGGAGGCTTCGGTGGCTGGTGA